In the Mobula birostris isolate sMobBir1 unplaced genomic scaffold, sMobBir1.hap1 scaffold_396, whole genome shotgun sequence genome, one interval contains:
- the LOC140193141 gene encoding uncharacterized protein produces the protein MKQFQCSDCGKHFKRSNALLTHQRIHSGERPFTCSECGKGFTRLAYLVNHKRVHTGEKPFTCSECGKGFSQLSTLLTHWRTYTGEKPFTCPVCGVGFSRSSNLVTHQRIHTGEKPFTCSECGMGFTRSSNLLTHQRVHTGERPFTCSECGMGFTQSSHLVSHQRTHTGEKPFTCSDCGMGFSRSSHLVTHQRVHTGERPFTCSECGKRFTQSSNLMSHQRVHTGEKPFTCSECGKKFTLSTQLLRHQRVHTEAKV, from the coding sequence ATGAAACAATTCCAGTGTTCGGACTGTGGGAAACACTTCAAGCGATCGAATGCCCTGCTGACCCACCAGCGTAttcacagtggagagaggccgttcacctgctccgagtgCGGGAAGGGTTTCACCCGGTTGGCCTACCTGGTGAATCacaagcgagttcacaccggggagaagccatttacctgctcGGAGTGCGGGAAGGGTTTCTCTCAGTTATCCACTTTGCTGACACACTGGCGAACTtacaccggggagaagccgttcacctgccctGTGTGTGGGGTGGGATTCAGCCGGTCATCCAACCTGGTGACCCACCAGCGAatccacaccggggagaagccgttcacctgctctgagtgCGGCATGGGATTCACTCGCTCGTCCAACCTGCTGACGCACCAGcgcgttcacactggggaaaggcctttcacctgctcagagtgtggcaTGGGGTTCACTCAGTCGTCGCACCTCGTTTCCCACCAGCGAACTCATACcggggagaaaccgttcacctgctctgactgtgggatGGGGTTCAGTCGGTCGTCTCACCTGGTGACACACCAGCGGgtccacaccggggagaggccctTCACCTGCTCCGAGTGCGGGAAGAGGTTCACTCAGTCCTCAAATCTGATGTCGCACCAGCgcgttcacaccggggagaagccgttcacctgctctgagtgCGGGAAGAAATTTACTCTGTCAACGCAGCTGCttagacaccagcgagttcacactgaggCGAAAGTTTAA